The genomic region CAAACTGGTATAAACCTGCTGATAGATAGAGCTGTCTTCAGATGCATGAATGTTTGCAGCCTGCTCATAGGCCTTGCGACGCTGATCGGACCAATCTTTCCATTCTTCACTCCCTTTTATCGCCTGCAGCCCCTTTAACGCTTCCTTCGCATCAGCGACAACCCCGATATCCGGAGCAAATACCTTTCCAATGGTATCGGCATCGATATCGATATGAATCAGCCGCTGATGGAATTGTGGGAATTGATAATTTTGTGTAGTGACCTCTGATAATCTACTACCCAGAACAAGCAAGACATCCGCTTCCTGCACGGTCTTTTTAATCTCCGGGTGGGTTCCGAGCCCTAAATGCCCCATGAACCGTTTATGGTGGTGGGGAAAAACATCGTGTCTGCGAAAGGCTGTGAGCACAGGTATCCCGGAATGCTCGACAAATGATAAAAGATCATCCTCTGCCCGGGCAGCTTTTACTCCTCCACCGGCAATGATTAACGGACGTTCTGCCCCCTTTAAAAGCTTCTCTATCTCTTGAATCTCGCTATCCGCCGGCTTCGGTTTCGGCATTATGATTTTTGGACCAAAATTCATAACCGCCTTTTCCTTCAGCATATCTTCGGGCAAGGAGACGATCACAGGGCCAGGTCTTCCTGTCTGAGCCACACGAAAGGCACGCTGAACCAGCTCCGGTACCCGTTTTGCCTCGTTGAGTTCCACTGCCCATTTCGCTGTATAACGGAACATTTCCTGAAGGTTGACCTCCTGAAAACCCTCACGCTCCCGAACCTCCCTGGACACCTGGCCGATAAATACAACCATAGGAGTGGAATCCTGATAAGCCGTATGCACCCCAATCGACAAGTTGGATGCCCCGACTCCCCGTGTGGCCATCACCACCCCAGGCTTCCCGGATGCCTTTGCATAGCCCTCCGCCATGAAGGAAGCACCCCCTTCATGTCTCGCTGAATACAGATCAATCTCTGGTTCATCATATATCCCATCCAATAAAGGCAGGTAGCTTTCCCCCGGGACACAAAACACTTTGGAAATCTCCTCTATTTTCAGACACTCTACAATTCCCTCAGCTCCGGTCAGCAGGGAGGCTTGCGTGTTTTCCATATTTAATCCCCTCCCGTGTGCAGTTTTTCTATTCTTTTTACCGCATCATTTAATCGCTCATCAGGTACAGATAATGAAATCCTGAAATATCCCTCACCCGCCGATCCAAATGCATTCCCCGGCGTTACAATGACCCCCAGTTCGGTTAAAAGTCTGTCTGCAAATTCCATCGATGAATAGCCTTGGGGAACAGGAGCCCAGATAAAGAAGGTTCCTCTGGGCTTTGAAGCATGAACACCAATGGATGTCAGAGCACTCAGCATCCTGTCCCGCCGCTGCTGATAAATGGCGTTATGCTCTGAAACGGCGGATAAATCACTGGTTAACGCAGCGATGGCCGCCTTTTGAATCGGGATGAACTGACTCGTGTCCACATTGCTTTTATATGTGGCTAAAGCCTTGATCATCTCCCTGTTCCCGACTGCATAACCGATACGCCAGCCTGTCATATTAAAACTTTTAGACAGGGAACCAAATTCCACAGCATATTCCTTAGCCCCGGGAACCTGCATCATGCTTGGTGCTTGATAGCCGTCAAAGGTGGTGAGACTGTAGGCGGCATCGTGGGCAATCATAAGCTGGTACTTTTCAGCATATGTAACCGCTTTCAAAAAAGTGCTTTTCTGAACCGTTGCCGCTGTAGGATTCCCTGGGTAGTTTAGGAGCATCAGTTTTGTGGCTTGTAATGTTTCTTCTGTTAATCGTTCAAAATCAGGCTCCCCGCTCTGTTCAGCATTTAAAGGCAGGTCGATGGCATTTCCTCCAGCAAGATGCACCGCCGACCGATAGACTGGGTATCCGGGATTCGGCACCAGTACCTTTTCACCCTGGTTCATGACAGAAGGTATAAAATGAGCAATTCCTTCCTTTGAGCCGACCAAGGCAAGTACCTCTTCCTCCGGGTCCAGCCTCACCCCATATTGCTTTTGATAAAAATGAGCGACAGCCTCTCGAAATTCATCAGTGCCTGTGTAAGAGGAATAACGATGGTTTTCCGACTTCTGCACCTCATTGACCAACGTATCGATAATAAAGGATGGTGTCGGTAAATCCGGTGCGCCGATTCCTAAATCAATGATGTCCTTTCCCTCTTTTTCCAGCTTCTTTTTCCTTTGTTGAATCCGGGAAAATAAGTACGGAGGCAATGCTTTTATTTTTTCTGACACGAAGTCCATGCTTCCTTCCCCCTTCCCCTTCAAATATATGACGGATGAAATTTTAATATGAATGAACGTACAGATGCACCGGTACAGGCTATTTAATCCACAGCAGTCCCATCATTAACGGGGACTTCCTCGGGTCTCTGCAGCAGAAAATAAAACACCAGCAGACCAATTAGGACTGTGCCCAGACCCATCCAGGTATTGTTCGTTAAGCCAAAAACCATGTAGCCGGCGAAAGTAATGACAGCCGCTGACAGGGCATACGGTATTTGCGTCATCACATGGTCAATATGGTGACAGCTGGAACCTGTAGCCGAAAGTATCGTCGTATCTGAAATGGGTGAACAGTGGTCTCCAAAAACGGCTCCCGCCAGAACCGCCGCAAGCATCGGCATAATGAGTGAAACATCGGTAGCGGAGGCAATCTGACCAGCAATTGGCAGCAGTATACCAAAGGATCCCCAGGACGTACCCGTGGAAAAGGCAATAAAACCTGCGATGACAAACAGAATGCCCGGTAAAAAGGCCGCATTTAAATTCGCCCCTTCTACAAGTCCGGCTAAATACGTTCCCGTGCCTAACTGGTCGATTAAGGTAACGATGGACCACGCCAAGACCAGAATCATAATACTGGACATCATGGATTTCGTTCCCTCTTTCAGACCGAGCAAGAAGTGGGAAACGTTCATTTCCCTGTGCTTTGACTGCTGAGCAAAGAATAAGGCAAACGTCAGAACTAAACCACTGGCACCCCCAATAATCAGCGATAAAGTAACGTCGGCATTTCCAAAAATGTTCACCAGTGTCTTCGCTTCTTCGGTTGCCAGGTAACCCGTCCAGACCATCGCCCCAACAGTCGCCACAAACAGAACGATAATCGGCAGCATTAAATCGCGTACTTTTCCTTGTTCACTGGAAGGAAGCTTACTTTCCGTATCAATTTGATCCTTAAACTCCGGATTGACAACCTCACCAGTTTGTACCGCCCTCTCCTCATGCTTTTTCATCGGGCCAAAATCCACTTTACGCAGGGCAATGACCAGCACGACACCGAGAGCCGCCCAAACATATAAATTCATTGGAATCATCTGTATAAACGCATTGAATGCACTGATTTCCGTCAGGCCTTCAGCAGCAAATACCGTCCCTAATATCCCTATAATATATGCACCCCAGCTTGACACCGGCGAAACGACACAAACGGGAGCAGCCGTAGAATCAATAATATAGGAGAGCTTGGCTCGGGAAATCCTATGCTGGTCGGCCATTGGTCGTGACACCTGCCCGACCGTTAAACTGTTAAAGTAATCGTCAATGAAAATAATAACCCCAAAGATCATCGTCATAATCTGCGCCCCGACCCTGGACCGCACACGGCGAATCATCCAGGCCCCAAACGCCCGCGAACCACCCATCATGCTGACAAACGCAGTCAGAATTCCAAGCATTAAAATAAACAGTAAAATATAAACATTCCACGTGTTTAACGATCCACCGTCAACAAATACCCCCTTAAACGATTCCCAGATTACCGAAACCGTTCCCTTAAATTGAAACCCTGATAAAAGAATCCCGGCAGAAAGAATCCCGATTCCCAGCGAAATTAACACCCTTCTTGTTAACAGCACCATAACAATGGCAATAATCGGCGGAATCAGGGAATAAATCGTCTCCTCCACATTCATCCCTCCCTCGGTTTTTTCAGCCACTTTGGTATGCGGCTTTGTTGCCGATTTCACCTCCTTGGTAAAGATATTTATTTTCAAACTATTCATACTATTCTATGAATTAGCTTCAAAACCTTTTTTAATTGGAAAATTTTATATGAGGATGGGATTGCGATGGGATTGCGGGTTTTTATAGATAGGTTTCGTTACCTTTGGTTGCTTGTGGATGTATGTTGAGCTGCATTTTGGGGGTGCAGGTGAAGGCTGGTTGGGGTGAATCGGTTGATTTTGTGAGTTTATCGGTCGGTTTGGGGGTTTTATCAATCGATTTCGCTGGTTATCCACCAAATTTGTGCGGCTATCAACCGGGAGGTATAGGCGCTTGTTTTCATCCGTCCATATAGTGCTGGTATCCATCGGTTCAGCGCTGCTATCGGTCAACTTCCATCATTTATCCATTAATTTGCCGTTGGTTTCCGTCGATTTTCGGCATCTATCAATCCACGCGCGGCATATCCACCAATCTCGAGCGTTTATCCGCCGATTCTTATGATTTATCCACCGATTTCCATCATTTATCCACCGATTTCCATCATTTATCCACCAAATTCGAGCGCCTATCCACCAGGAGGTGAGGGCGCTCGTTTTTATCCATCCATGTGGTGCTGGTATCCACCGGTTTTGCGCTGGTATCGGTTAACTTCCATCATTTATCCATTAATTTGCCGTTGGTTTCCGTCGATTTTCGGCATCTATCAATCCACGCGCGGCATATCCACCAATTACGGGCATTTATCCACCGATTCTCATGATTTATCCACCTGATTCGATCGTCTATCCACCAAATCAGAGCGCCTATCCACCAATCGCAAGCACAAATCCCGCTGCAGCAAAAAGCCCTGCCTCTAGCATCGGCAGGACCTCACACCCTATAAATCAAACACAAAGGGAACGGCAAAAAACAGTACTGCCGCCACTCCTGCGGCAATTAAGGCGGGTTTTAATTTGAATTTTGCATACTGCATCGGATTTAAATCCAGAATTCCTGAGGTTGTATTCGTGTCGTCACTTAATGGGGAGGCAAATGCGCCAAATGTACCGCTGGCGAAAACCGCACCGATGACAAAGGCTAAGTCTGTGCCGGAAACCAGAGCAAGAGAGACACCGACTGGCATCAGGATTCCCCAGGTTCCCCATGAGGAGCCGATAAAATAGGAAAGCCCGCAGCCCACAACAAACAGAAGCCCACCGACAAGAGATGGCGGAATCCACGATAATGAAGAGGATACAATGTCTGCAAAGTTCAGCGCCTCTGATCCGACGCTTAACGCCCAGACGAGTGTAAGTAAAACAATGACGTTCATCATATCGTTGCCGCCATCAATGAAATTTTGCATAATGGCTTTTAATTTGAAATCCTTCAGCAATAGCAGGAACAGCCAGACGATCGTAAATAAAAGCCCCAGTACCATGGCATCCAGAACATTCGCCTCAAGCAGCACTTCAAGCCCTCTTGAGCCGCTTTCAAGGCCAAGCATGTACATAAAGAAAAAGGTGGATACGATAATGCTGATCAGCGGCAGAATAAGGTTCAAGGGTCTGGCCGGGAGATCTTTGGCAACGGACGGATGACAATCGACCCAATCGTCATGCTGCTCCCGATCCTCGTCCACCTTTTCCGGCTTGTCGGTATTATGAAAAAAGGCAAAGTATACCCCTGTGGCCAGCATCGCGAACGCAAAGAAGTTAAACGGAATGCTGTTCAGAAATAAACTGTAGGCATCCTCCTGCACATCGGATGAATGAATAGAAAGCTCAATAACCGATGTCATGTAGCCCACAAAGGCTGTGGCAACAGGGATTAGCACAATCAACGGGGAGGCAGTTGTTTCAATAATAAAGCCGAGCTCCTCCTTGGTCATTTTCACCTTTTTGCGCATGGCCTTCATCACCGGCGCAATCGTAACAATACGAAAGCTCGGCGCACTAAAGGTTCCAAGTGCAGATGCCCACGTAAGGAAGATTGCACTTTTCTTCCCCTTCACCTTATCAGAGGCTGCTTTCACGAAGCCTTTAATCCCCCCGGACATTTTCATGACACCCACCAACGCGGAGAAAAGATATAAAAAGATGATGATTTTTAAATTATTGGGATCAGTCAGACTTTCAATAACAAATTTCAGTGTTTCCGTTAACCCGTTTAGCCAGTGAGGCTCCGATAGATAACCCGCAGTCAGGACGCCCAGAAACAAACTCGGAACCACCTGTTTGGTCCAAATTGCAAAAATAATGACTACCACAAAAGGTAAAATTGCTAACCATTCCATATGCATTTTCCTTTCTATCGAAGCATCGTCTCCTGTTAGGTTATGTGAATCGGGCGCAGTTATACAGAACCGTGCGGGACTTGGATCGGCTGAATTTCCGGTGGGTTATGGGAATCATATAGGAAGATCTGCATTCTATAGGCTTTTGATGATTGATCTGAAATAAAAGGACTAAAGCTATATTTTTGGAATTAATCGCTTATGTGATGAATTGAGCGAATAGAGATCCTTTTCATGCCAGTTATCGTGTTATTAAACCTAATTTCAAAATCATTCAACCTGTTTCCAAAATATTTGATCCGCTTTTGAAAATGATTAAGCAGATATTTATGAAATTGGTCCTGTCCATTGTTGATTTAACCAATTCCTCCTTTATTAATCTGCATGAACATTATTTAATCCTGAATTTTTAACTGCAGTCCGGTTTTCCTATAATTGATCCGCTTTATTTTAATTTGCCTAACGAACCCTGCAACTGATTTCTTTCATTTACCAAAAATAAAAAAATACACCTCACTATAAAAGCAAGGTGCTCCCGTATGTATCAGTTTACCTGATACTGGTCAAATTCATTTTCCTCAAGGTACTTTAAATATACCCAAAATAGAAAGTCCTTTTCCTGTTGTTTAAGGTTACGGTTTAACTGTTCCTCAAACTCCTTAACAAGAAACTGGAAATTTGTGATGGTATTCATGTCCTTCCCCCTTACAAAAATACCCATATTTTCATTATACTATGTTTTTTTCTAAATGTTGATAAAAATCATCATAATTTTCAAAATTTTATTCAGAAAAATTCTATTTTATGTCCGTCTTTTTCGAAATCAGTACAAATTACTTATATTTTCCCGTTAATATAGTCCTATTTACCTGGTTTCATATGCGAAATAAGTCGTGAATATAAGTTGAATTTACCATTCAAAATCTTGTGAAAATTTGAAATGATAGAAAACGTAATAGATTTAATTTTTTTACTATAATAGATAAATAGGAGGAGAATGGATGAAGAAAAAAGCAGTTTCCTTATTATCCGTGGGTGCCTTAACGCTCGGATTACTGGCACCAACAGCAGCAGCACAGACCACATCTGATTCTGAAGTTGCATCCAAGTATCAGAACTTTGATACGGAGAGGTATACAGACCGGGTGGATGTGGATGGCTACTTGGACAAACTGGCAAATGATGAAGAATTCCAGAAGAAAGCAAAGAAAAAGATTAAGGAGAACGCGGAAGACGTCAACTTCAATGAAGAAAAAGGTGAAGAGTCAGAAAGCTCCGATGGAAACTTTACTTATAATGGTGGAACCAAGCAATTTTTAGATTACGAGCTTGGGTTTAAAGAGTTTACCCTTAGAAGTGAAGGAGATCATGTTGAAATCTGGGTCGCCAATAATTTATCTTATCCTGATGATCGACCGGATCCTGTTGTCACCCAGGAGCAGGTGGACAAGCTTGCTGAAGAATTTGACAGTAACATTTATCCGACTGATACTGGATTTTTTGGCACGCCTGATAGTCATGATGGGACAAACGCCTTGCTCGAGGATTTAGGAATTGTTCCAGATAACTACTATAAAGGTGATGGCGATAAAATTATTATGCTGGTGGATAACGTTAAGGATGAAAACTACTATGATCCTACTTATCCATTCTTCGTAGCCGGATTCTATTGGAGTACGCTCGAACAATATACGGACCGTAACATCATTACCATTGATACCAACAACTGGGAGGAGCGTCTGGAAAATACGTTCTATGGTACGACTATCCATGAACTTCAGCACTTAATCCATGACGACAACGACAGTGATGAAACGACATGGGTAAACGAAGGCATGTCCACCTTCTCTGAATTCCTCGGTGGTTATGGTTTAGATACGGGATCGATTAATTTCCTGCTTGATCACCCGGAAAACTCTTTAACAGCTTGGGATGAATGGTACAGTGCAGAAACCGGTCCGGAAACGATTGCGGACTATGCACTTGTGCAGCTATGGACTCTTTATAACTATGAGCAGTTTGGACAGGAATTCATACGTGAAGTGGCAACAAGCCCAACAAATAGTATTGACAGCTATAATGAAGCCCTGGAAAACAACGGCATTAACATGGACTTCCAGGATGTTTACAAGCGCTTCTCATCTGCCCTGTTACTTGATGACGATAAGCGTAAAGGCGGAGTTTACGGCTTTGAGAATATTGACTTAAAAGATATTCCGGTAAGCGGTCAGGACGAGCCACGTGGAAAAACGGTAGACTTTGAGTCAGCTAAAGTATATGAAAAAGAAGGCGTCCCTGCCTGGGGTGGAGACTATAAGAAGCTTGATTTCGATCAAAAAATTGATACCATTGAGTTTTCCGGACAGGACTTCTTTGAAACCAAATGGCAATCAGTTGAGGATCCACTGGGCTCCGGTAACCAGGTATTCTGGGGCAATGAAGGTAATGAAGCTGACCACAACATGATTTTTGAGGCCGATTTAAGCAATGTCTCTGATGCTACGTTAACCTTTGACAACTATATCGACATTGAAGAACAGTGGGATTTCGGTATGGTTCAGGTTTCAACGGATGGCGGTCAGACTTGGAACTCGCTTGAAAATGAAAACACCCGCTCTGACGTTGTAGAAAATGGTTATCCAAAAATTAAGGAAAATGTTCCAGGATTTACAGGAACATATGAAGACTGGCAAACAGAAACCTTTGACCTAAGTGAATACGCCGGTCAGGAAGTCCTTATTTCCTTCCGCTATCTGACGGACTGGGCATCCAATAATTCCGGCTGGTTCGTGGACAACATCGAAATTCCGGAAATTGGCCTAACCTATGACGGTTCCAGCGTGGACGAAATGCAATCCTTAAGTGAAGTTCAGCAGGAATATGTTGAATATGGGGTATCCTTCATTAACAAGAAGAAAAACGGCAATTACAAGGTTATCCACGTCGATCCATTCAATGTAACCGATGAAGATGCTCTGAAGCTTCGTCAGCTGTTCAGAAAAGGAGAAAACTATATGCATACGTACTATGCAGCTCCACAGGACAGCCTGGATTCGGTTAATTTTGAGTATGAAGTGAAGTTTAAAGACAACAACGGAAAAGGACACAAAAATAAATAAATATTGCGAAAAGGGTATCTTTTTAAGGTACCCTTTTTCTTTTGCCATAAGCTTGCTAGAATGAAGAAAGACTTTAGCAGATGATCGATGGGAGGATGTTTTTATGAAGGAATTTTTCGCTGAGATTCTTCAGAACCATAATCTGCCGGGGACTGTACGCCGCAGCGAACCGATTTCGGGTGGTTCCATCAATCATGCCTATCGTGTGGATACCGAAAAATCCAGCTATTTTATTAAAACCAATACCGGCATACCTGCTCATTTTTTTGAGGTGGAAGCGACCGGTCTGGAACATATTGAAAACTCCCGGACGATTGCGGTGCCTCATGTTTATGGGTATAACCGGCCGGGAAAGGGTGAAACCGGTTATCTTATTCTGGACTGGATCGAGGGAAACCCTTCGCCTTCAACTGCAGAAGAGCTCGGGCATTCTCTGGCCGGGATGCACAAAACAAAAGGGGAATCATACGGATTTAAACAGGATTCCTTTATCGGCGCCCTCCCTCAGCCCAATGGTTTGTTTCCGGATTGGCTGACTTATTACCGGGGTCGTCGTCTGAAGCCCCAATTTGAACAAGGCCTGGAAACAGGGAGAATGTCCGGTTCGAGAAAAAAGAAAATGGACGTCCTGCTTGATAATCTGGACAAGTGGATTCCAGAGAACCCTGGGTCATCCCTCCTGCACGGGGATTTGTGGGGTGGAAACTGGATGACAGGTCCTAAGGGGACGCCCTATGTCATCGACCCGTCTGTTTTATATGGCGATCATATATTTGAAATGGCCTTTACTGAAGTGTTCGGAGGCTTTCCAGCTGATTTTTACCAAGCCTATCAGGAAGTCCTTCCCCTTCCTGACTACTATGAAGACGTAAAGCCACTTTATCAGCTATACTACTTACTTGTGCATTTAAATCTGTTTGGAGAAGGCTACGGGGGAAGTGTGGATAGAATTTTAAACCGCTATATCGGGTAAACTGTAGGTGCCGTTATATTTTTCCATTTTTTGTGCGCGAAGAAAGGTCTGTTTTTAATGAAACATTATTCTTTGATTCATCATTTAAAATTTATTTTGCCGTCGTTGCTTGGAATTTTTTTATTTATGATTCCTTTTTCTTATAAGGGTCAAGTGACGATTCCCATCGCTATTCTTGCCAGCTGGCTACAGAATCAAATTGGAGATTATCTCACCGGTATTATGACGTTTATCATTGTGCTGACTGCATTTATGACACTCCTGTACAGATGGATTTTAAAAAGGAATCCAAAGGCCCTGTCCTTTTCGCCCTTTTTCACAGGCTTATTCCATGTCACTACGTTTTGGACCCTTGTACGGGTGGTGGGTGCTGTCCTTGCCCTGTTAACGTATTTCCAGGTCGGACCTGAAGCCATTTATTCCGAAAATACAGGAGGCATGCTGTTAGGCGATTTGCTTCATATTCTGTTTTCGGTATTTCTATTTGCCGGACTGCTTTTGCCCTTATTATTAAACTTTGGACTGCTGGAACTGTTTGGTACGGTTTTAGAAAAGGTCATGCGCCCGCTATTTACCCTGCCAGGGAGGTCTTCCATCGATAACCTCGCATCCTGGCTGGGTGACGGAACCATTGGGGTGCTGCTGACCAGCAAACAGTATGAGCAGGGGTACTACACAAAGAGAGAAGCGGCGGTTATTGGCACTACCTTCTCCGTGGTATCCATTACGTTCTGTATTGTTGTCATCGAACAGGTAAATCTAGAACACCTGTTTATCCCTTTTTATTTAACCGTATTAGCTGCCGGGCTGGTTTCCGGGATGATTATGCCCCGTATTCCACCCCTATCACGTTTTCAAAATCAATACAATAACGGGGAAGAGCAAGTGCATGACAAGGAAAACGTGGAGAACGGCAAATCCAGATGGCGTTCTGGCTACGAAAAGGCTCTGGATAAGGCTTCTAAGAGTAAAGGACTGCCCCATTATGTAAAAGAGGGCAGTCAAAATGTGCTGGATATGTGGATGGGCGTGGCACCCATTGTCATGACATTTGGTACCCTTGCCCTGGTGTTAGCGACCTACACACCTGTGTTCAGCTGGCTCGGATATCCGTTCATCCCAATCCTCGAGCTCATGCAACTGCCAGAAGCGGAGGCTGCGTCCGAAACTCTTTTAATTGGTTTTGCCGACATGTTTCTGCCGGCCATACTCATTGAATCCGTTTCAAGTGAATTGACCCGCTTTGTCATCGCCTGTCTGTCGGTTTCCCAGCTGATTTATATGTCAGAGGTTGGCGGTCTGATTTTAGGTTCAAAAATTCCCGTTCGTTTTACCCATCTGATTGTGATCTTTCTGCTTCGTACGGTCATCTCACTGCCTATTATTGTGGCGATCGGGCATTTGATTTTTTAATTTGATTGTAGGGTTTGATGCGTGGGGTTTTGGAGTTGGAAGCGGATGCGTGTGCGGATGATTAGTCCTGAAATCCGGGAATTAAGCCGTTTTGCATAGATTTCGTCGAGTTCCATGATTTTTAAGCAAAAACTCTGCTTATTGAGCCTGTTTTAAAAATAATTGATCCAGTTTTAAAATTTTTCTGTCTTATTTTAATAATAATTAAGCCGATTTTTACTTGATTCAACCTGTTTACAAAGAATTAAGCGTAAAGTAAAGGAATTCGTCCTCTCATATTATAATTGCCTATGAAAGCTAGCAATCTGTCCAGTTTCACCTGTATTCATCCATAAAAATCTTTATTAATCCCGATTTCAGCTTTATTAATCAAGCATACAAGAATGAAGCCGTCTTAAATATATTCCGTCCCAGCACCATTACGCAAAAAAGCTGCCCTAAAGGCAGCTTTTTTCATTACCCCAAATCGATCGCCCATTCTCCATCTCGGAAAATCGGCTCTGTTTTTCCGTCCTTCGTTACAGCATCAATATCCAGCTCTGCGGAACCAATCATAAAGTCCTCATGATTCAGGCTGGTGTTGACTCCGCGCTCTCTCAACTCTTCCTGGGACATTTCCGCTCCACCTTCAATATTGGTTGGATAGGCCTCACCCAGAGCAATGTGGCAGGAAGCATTCTCATCAAAGAGTGTATTAAAGAACACCAGGTTTGACTGGGAAATTGGAGAGGAATGCGGTACCAGAGCCACTTCACCTAAACGTTTCGAGCCTTCATCGGTTTCCAGCAATTGCTCTAAGACGTCCTGACCTGCTTCAGCCTTGTAGTCTACTACTTTTCCATCTTTAAAGGTAAGCGTGAAGTTTTCAATTAAATGACCATTATAATTCAACGGCTTGGTGCTTGTT from Virgibacillus sp. MSP4-1 harbors:
- a CDS encoding thiamine pyrophosphate-dependent enzyme, whose protein sequence is MENTQASLLTGAEGIVECLKIEEISKVFCVPGESYLPLLDGIYDEPEIDLYSARHEGGASFMAEGYAKASGKPGVVMATRGVGASNLSIGVHTAYQDSTPMVVFIGQVSREVREREGFQEVNLQEMFRYTAKWAVELNEAKRVPELVQRAFRVAQTGRPGPVIVSLPEDMLKEKAVMNFGPKIIMPKPKPADSEIQEIEKLLKGAERPLIIAGGGVKAARAEDDLLSFVEHSGIPVLTAFRRHDVFPHHHKRFMGHLGLGTHPEIKKTVQEADVLLVLGSRLSEVTTQNYQFPQFHQRLIHIDIDADTIGKVFAPDIGVVADAKEALKGLQAIKGSEEWKDWSDQRRKAYEQAANIHASEDSSIYQQVYTSLIEDLPQGAIISNDAGNFAGWLHAYYPFRQKNTYIGPTSGAMGYGMPAALGAKLAHPNRPVISLSGDGGFMMTMQELETAVRYRIPVIALVFNNQSYGTIRMHQEIHHPGRVMGTSLSDAGFARYAESMGAIGIEVKEGAEFKAALSKALSREKPVVMDIKCDAEQVSVGKTIQQIREQSIIYNK
- a CDS encoding LL-diaminopimelate aminotransferase, yielding MDFVSEKIKALPPYLFSRIQQRKKKLEKEGKDIIDLGIGAPDLPTPSFIIDTLVNEVQKSENHRYSSYTGTDEFREAVAHFYQKQYGVRLDPEEEVLALVGSKEGIAHFIPSVMNQGEKVLVPNPGYPVYRSAVHLAGGNAIDLPLNAEQSGEPDFERLTEETLQATKLMLLNYPGNPTAATVQKSTFLKAVTYAEKYQLMIAHDAAYSLTTFDGYQAPSMMQVPGAKEYAVEFGSLSKSFNMTGWRIGYAVGNREMIKALATYKSNVDTSQFIPIQKAAIAALTSDLSAVSEHNAIYQQRRDRMLSALTSIGVHASKPRGTFFIWAPVPQGYSSMEFADRLLTELGVIVTPGNAFGSAGEGYFRISLSVPDERLNDAVKRIEKLHTGGD
- a CDS encoding Na+/H+ antiporter NhaC family protein, with the translated sequence MEETIYSLIPPIIAIVMVLLTRRVLISLGIGILSAGILLSGFQFKGTVSVIWESFKGVFVDGGSLNTWNVYILLFILMLGILTAFVSMMGGSRAFGAWMIRRVRSRVGAQIMTMIFGVIIFIDDYFNSLTVGQVSRPMADQHRISRAKLSYIIDSTAAPVCVVSPVSSWGAYIIGILGTVFAAEGLTEISAFNAFIQMIPMNLYVWAALGVVLVIALRKVDFGPMKKHEERAVQTGEVVNPEFKDQIDTESKLPSSEQGKVRDLMLPIIVLFVATVGAMVWTGYLATEEAKTLVNIFGNADVTLSLIIGGASGLVLTFALFFAQQSKHREMNVSHFLLGLKEGTKSMMSSIMILVLAWSIVTLIDQLGTGTYLAGLVEGANLNAAFLPGILFVIAGFIAFSTGTSWGSFGILLPIAGQIASATDVSLIMPMLAAVLAGAVFGDHCSPISDTTILSATGSSCHHIDHVMTQIPYALSAAVITFAGYMVFGLTNNTWMGLGTVLIGLLVFYFLLQRPEEVPVNDGTAVD
- a CDS encoding Na+/H+ antiporter NhaC family protein; its protein translation is MEWLAILPFVVVIIFAIWTKQVVPSLFLGVLTAGYLSEPHWLNGLTETLKFVIESLTDPNNLKIIIFLYLFSALVGVMKMSGGIKGFVKAASDKVKGKKSAIFLTWASALGTFSAPSFRIVTIAPVMKAMRKKVKMTKEELGFIIETTASPLIVLIPVATAFVGYMTSVIELSIHSSDVQEDAYSLFLNSIPFNFFAFAMLATGVYFAFFHNTDKPEKVDEDREQHDDWVDCHPSVAKDLPARPLNLILPLISIIVSTFFFMYMLGLESGSRGLEVLLEANVLDAMVLGLLFTIVWLFLLLLKDFKLKAIMQNFIDGGNDMMNVIVLLTLVWALSVGSEALNFADIVSSSLSWIPPSLVGGLLFVVGCGLSYFIGSSWGTWGILMPVGVSLALVSGTDLAFVIGAVFASGTFGAFASPLSDDTNTTSGILDLNPMQYAKFKLKPALIAAGVAAVLFFAVPFVFDL
- a CDS encoding immune inhibitor A domain-containing protein, yielding MKKKAVSLLSVGALTLGLLAPTAAAQTTSDSEVASKYQNFDTERYTDRVDVDGYLDKLANDEEFQKKAKKKIKENAEDVNFNEEKGEESESSDGNFTYNGGTKQFLDYELGFKEFTLRSEGDHVEIWVANNLSYPDDRPDPVVTQEQVDKLAEEFDSNIYPTDTGFFGTPDSHDGTNALLEDLGIVPDNYYKGDGDKIIMLVDNVKDENYYDPTYPFFVAGFYWSTLEQYTDRNIITIDTNNWEERLENTFYGTTIHELQHLIHDDNDSDETTWVNEGMSTFSEFLGGYGLDTGSINFLLDHPENSLTAWDEWYSAETGPETIADYALVQLWTLYNYEQFGQEFIREVATSPTNSIDSYNEALENNGINMDFQDVYKRFSSALLLDDDKRKGGVYGFENIDLKDIPVSGQDEPRGKTVDFESAKVYEKEGVPAWGGDYKKLDFDQKIDTIEFSGQDFFETKWQSVEDPLGSGNQVFWGNEGNEADHNMIFEADLSNVSDATLTFDNYIDIEEQWDFGMVQVSTDGGQTWNSLENENTRSDVVENGYPKIKENVPGFTGTYEDWQTETFDLSEYAGQEVLISFRYLTDWASNNSGWFVDNIEIPEIGLTYDGSSVDEMQSLSEVQQEYVEYGVSFINKKKNGNYKVIHVDPFNVTDEDALKLRQLFRKGENYMHTYYAAPQDSLDSVNFEYEVKFKDNNGKGHKNK
- a CDS encoding fructosamine kinase family protein, which produces MKEFFAEILQNHNLPGTVRRSEPISGGSINHAYRVDTEKSSYFIKTNTGIPAHFFEVEATGLEHIENSRTIAVPHVYGYNRPGKGETGYLILDWIEGNPSPSTAEELGHSLAGMHKTKGESYGFKQDSFIGALPQPNGLFPDWLTYYRGRRLKPQFEQGLETGRMSGSRKKKMDVLLDNLDKWIPENPGSSLLHGDLWGGNWMTGPKGTPYVIDPSVLYGDHIFEMAFTEVFGGFPADFYQAYQEVLPLPDYYEDVKPLYQLYYLLVHLNLFGEGYGGSVDRILNRYIG